The following are encoded in a window of Candidatus Campbellbacteria bacterium genomic DNA:
- the hydE gene encoding [FeFe] hydrogenase H-cluster radical SAM maturase HydE produces the protein MEMRIKEILQKERLEKHDLISMLSAEGEEKKQLFRYAAQVKQEHVGNKVYFRGLIEFSNICSKDCYYCGIRKGNKKVSRYNLSDEEILEAARFAYENNYGSVVLQGGEIDSPKFTERIERLLQEIKKLSDGGLGITLSLGEQSRDTYARWMEAGAHRYLLRIESSSRALFNKIHPHDEHHEFDRRYDCLRTLQELGYQAGTGVMIGLPFQSVEDLADDLLFMQSFDVDMVGMGPYIEHHDTPLYAFRDQLLPIGERFDLALKMIATLRILMKDINIAAATALQAIDPLGREKAVKIGANVIMPNVTPGLFRNDYALYENKPCTDEEPDQCKGCLDARLKLADGEIGYGEWGDSRHFLKRNKG, from the coding sequence ATGGAGATGAGGATAAAGGAGATTTTACAAAAAGAGAGACTGGAGAAGCATGACCTGATCTCCATGCTGTCGGCGGAGGGTGAGGAGAAGAAGCAGCTTTTTCGCTATGCTGCGCAGGTGAAGCAGGAGCATGTAGGAAACAAGGTATATTTTCGCGGGTTGATTGAGTTTTCGAATATCTGTTCGAAGGATTGTTACTACTGTGGGATCAGGAAGGGCAACAAGAAGGTATCGCGGTATAATTTATCGGATGAAGAGATTCTTGAAGCGGCCCGTTTTGCGTATGAGAACAACTATGGTTCGGTCGTATTACAGGGGGGAGAGATTGATTCCCCGAAGTTCACGGAACGGATCGAGCGGTTGCTGCAAGAGATTAAAAAACTATCGGATGGAGGATTGGGCATTACCCTTTCCCTCGGGGAGCAATCGCGCGACACCTATGCGCGTTGGATGGAAGCCGGGGCGCACAGGTACCTTCTTCGCATCGAATCGTCGAGCAGGGCATTGTTCAACAAGATCCATCCCCACGATGAGCACCATGAATTTGATAGGCGGTATGACTGTCTTCGCACCCTGCAGGAGTTGGGTTATCAGGCAGGTACAGGGGTGATGATCGGTCTGCCGTTTCAATCCGTGGAGGATCTGGCGGACGATTTATTGTTCATGCAGTCGTTTGATGTTGACATGGTGGGAATGGGACCATATATTGAGCACCACGACACACCGCTGTATGCATTCAGGGATCAGTTATTGCCGATTGGGGAGCGGTTTGATCTGGCGTTAAAGATGATTGCCACGCTGCGGATATTGATGAAGGACATTAACATTGCCGCTGCTACGGCCCTTCAGGCGATCGACCCGTTAGGAAGGGAGAAGGCGGTAAAGATTGGGGCGAATGTAATTATGCCGAATGTGACGCCCGGGTTGTTCCGGAACGATTACGCGTTGTATGAGAACAAGCCGTGTACCGATGAGGAGCCGGATCAGTGCAAGGGGTGTCTGGATGCGCGGTTGAAGTTGGCCGACGGGGAGATCGGGTATGGCGAATGGGGAGATTCACGGCATTTCTTGAAGCGGAATAAGGGATAG
- a CDS encoding nucleotidyltransferase domain-containing protein, producing the protein MVINEKISGRIDDFKSLCESHKVKYLYAFGSSVAGNFDEKKSDIDLLVEIDSSDPLIRVRLLCPYGIISKISSIVKLIFLQIHLLEIHTFKKVLIQRKFLFMTDKGKKYLSDILHAIELVEQFTESITDYNHFLSDLKTQSAVRKATWNNW; encoded by the coding sequence ATGGTCATAAATGAGAAAATCTCTGGCAGAATAGATGATTTCAAATCATTGTGCGAAAGTCACAAGGTTAAATACCTATATGCCTTTGGCTCTTCAGTTGCAGGTAATTTTGACGAGAAAAAAAGCGATATAGATTTACTCGTGGAGATTGACTCTTCAGATCCATTGATAAGGGTGAGGCTCTTATGTCCTTATGGGATAATTTCGAAGATTTCTTCCATAGTAAAGTTGATCTTCTTACAAATTCATCTATTAGAAATCCATACCTTCAAAAAAGTATTGATTCAACGAAAGTTCTTATTTATGACGGACAAAGGAAAAAAGTACTTATCTGATATTTTACATGCAATTGAGCTAGTAGAACAATTTACAGAATCAATTACTGATTACAATCATTTTCTTTCTGATTTAAAAACTCAGAGTGCTGTAAGAAAGGCAACTTGGAATAATTGGTGA
- a CDS encoding HepT-like ribonuclease domain-containing protein: protein MGEAVNRFDQHCPESSIQNAKKIVGFRNRLIHAYDSIDSSIIWTIVRRHLTPLKKEVFGKLI from the coding sequence ATTGGTGAAGCTGTTAATAGATTTGACCAACATTGTCCGGAATCATCTATTCAAAATGCTAAAAAAATTGTTGGATTCAGAAACAGGTTAATCCATGCTTATGACTCCATTGATTCCAGTATCATTTGGACAATTGTAAGGAGACATTTAACTCCGTTAAAAAAGGAAGTATTTGGTAAATTAATATAG
- a CDS encoding TraR/DksA C4-type zinc finger protein: MEQEQIKEIIIKEIAKTERLINEYREMSQPVAPDDAIGRITRMDAINNKSVTEASLRQAEEKLKNLNRVLSKIGTKEFGICQKCGKEIHIRRIIFRPESLLCVDCAN, encoded by the coding sequence ATGGAACAGGAACAGATCAAAGAGATTATTATTAAGGAGATAGCAAAAACCGAGCGGTTGATTAATGAATACCGTGAAATGAGTCAGCCCGTAGCCCCCGACGATGCGATAGGTCGGATCACCCGAATGGATGCGATCAACAACAAGAGTGTAACGGAGGCCTCCTTGCGGCAGGCTGAGGAGAAGTTAAAGAACCTGAACCGAGTATTATCAAAAATCGGCACGAAAGAGTTCGGTATTTGTCAGAAATGCGGCAAGGAGATCCACATCCGCCGGATCATCTTTCGTCCGGAGAGTTTGCTATGTGTAGACTGTGCCAATTAG